GGCGGTGCTCATCGGAGCAGCCCAGTTCGGCCTCCTTGGCGGCCTGTGGTCGGCCCTCTTTGCGAGCGGTCTGGTCATCCTGCAGAGCGGGGTGTTGCGTCCGCCCAGTCTTGGCTCACCTTTCCCACCCAGCAGCCTTCTTCCCATCGTAGTACCCAATTTCGTAGCGGCTCTCGTGATCGGCCAGCTGCAACAGCTCCACCATGGGAAATACCAACGCCTCAGGGTGCACCACAGTGAGCTGGAAGCGGAAAACTACCGCCTCAAGGAACAACTGCTTGCGGTCACGAAGGTCAAAGAGGAGCTGGAGCAGCGGATTCTGGGGCAGGAGGCCACCCTGCACAGTCTCTACAAGGCCTTGAAGGCGCTCGAAGTCCTGGAGGAAAGGCAAGTCTACGAAGGCATCCTCGAGGTCACGGAGAGATTCACGGGGGCGAACAAGTCTTCCCTCTACGTTGTGGACTACTCGCGGGACGAGGCTGTGCTGGTGGCCAGCCGGGGATGGAGCTCTTCGCCGAAGGGTCCAAATCAGCTGCCGCTCTCGGATCCCCTTGTGCGGGCCCTGTTCGGTCGGAACGAACCCCTGACCGTAAAGGAGATCAGCGAGAATCCGTCTCTGCATCAGGCGCGCAAGAGCCTCGGTCTGGAATCCCTTGTCCTAGTGCCGATCTACGTTCGGGGAGTCGTCCTGGCTATTCTGAGCGTAGACGACATCCCCTTCCTCCGCCTTACGATTCCCACGCTCCGCACGCTGCGGATCATTGCCGAGTTGGCCTCTCCGGCGCTGGCGAACGTGGTGCGCTTCGCCGAGCTGGAGGCCAAGGATCAGATCGACAAGATGACGGAACTTCCCAATTACCGCTACTTCCTGGAGTCGCTCACGCACGAGCTGCGGCGTGTGTCGCGGCACAAGCTTCCTCTGACCGTGGTGGCGTTCGAGATCGCCGAAGCGGACCAGCTCCAGGCTTCTCTTTCGCCGGAGGCCTGGCAACTTGTCGTGCGCGTGGTGGGAAAGATTCTGCGCCATGATCTGCGGGAGATCGATCTCGTCTGCGCCGGCCGCCGTCCCGGCACCTACTGGGTAATGCTTCCCCTCACCTCTGTGGACCAGTCCCTTAAGGTGGTGGGGCGGCTGCAGCAGCGGATCCGGGCTTCTAATAAGCTTCTCGGGCTGAAGCGTGCAAAGCTGGACCTGCTCTTCGGGTTCGCCGCCTACCGACCCTACGTGCGCGATGCCCAGATGCTCGTCCAGTTAGCCGAGCAATCCCTTGACCTGTCTCGGCAGGCCAAGGACAAGCCGGACGCGGCGGACCAGAGGCGAGCAACTGAAGAAAGGGCCGATGTGGCGTAGAAGGCGCAAGAAGGCAGATCTTACCCTGAAACTCGGGCCCCCGCGCTATCGACCCCGGACGGTGGCGGAGGCCCAGAAGGCCCTGGAGCTCGGGGTGATCGACATCCCGGAATACGTGGAGCTGAGTCTCTCCATGGAACCGGCTGTCGATGCGCTGAGCGATCCCGATCTGGCCGTGCGTCGCAGGGCCATTCTGTACCTGGTCCGACACGAGAACCGCGCCTGGGCCGTGCAAAAGTTGCGGGAACTGGTCGAGCAGGCCGACGAGGAGTCCAAACTCTACGCCCTTGAGGCCCTTGAAGAACTCGACAACGCGTACCAGGAAGCCTTCCACCACCTCGAACAGAGGAGGCGCCGCACGGGAGGCACAAAGGACACACTCCTCCTCGCCCTCCTCTGCCTTGACTACGTCAACAGCGGTCTGCCCGGACCCTCTCTGGGTCAGTGGTACCTGAAGAAAGCCATTCGGCTGGTGGACCAGGTCCTGGTTAGGGACTCGACTCACCCGGAGGCCTACCACGTGCGCGGGAAACTCTGGAAGGCCATTGGCGAGCCGACGAAGGCCATACAGGACCTACGGGAGGCCCTTCGCCTCCGACCTCTCGAAGCGAAAATCTATCTGGACCTTGCGGAAGGCTTCTTCGCTTCCGGCGATTACCAATCGGTGGTCCATTGCTGCCGCTACGCTTCCCAGTCGCCGCTGGCCCCCCACCAAGAGGAGGTTGTGCAGTTCTGGCTGAGCGAAGTGGACGGCGAGGTTACGGTCGCACAATGAAGACACTCAGAGGCGAAACGGACGCAAACGCGGGCTTGCGGGCAGCCGAAACCACCGGTTCCCCGCGCCAGACGGGCGAGGGAACGGGCACGCGGCGCCATCTCTTCGCCGCGGCAACCGCGCTTGCGTTCGTGGTCCTGACCAGCTGGGTCCAGCCCGGGAGGTGCCGCACCAGTACGCCCTCGGAGTGGAGTCTGGACATCCTGGCTCTCTACAAGAGCAGCGAGGGACAGACAGAAGAGGACAATCCCGTTTACGAGTTCTTGGAGTTTCCCCTCAGCTTCCTTGGCTACCGGGTTCACTACTACGACCTGAGCCAGGGAATCAAGAACCTCGGCTCAACCGATCGGTACGCGGCCATTGTCACCTGGTTCTGGGACGACGACCTTGCGGGCGCCTCTTCCTATCGGCGCTGGCTTCTGCAACAGCTCGAGGCCGGCAAGAAGCTGCTCATCTTCGGGACCTTTGGCGCCGTATCTGAGCCCCGCGCCAGCCCGAGCGCAGAGGACTTGCGGGAGGTGGATGCGGTTTTCGCAGCTCTCGGAGTGCGCTACCGCCACGACGATTGGGCTTTCGGGCGAGCCGCTCGCCTCCTTCGCCTCGCTCCCGGTTACTTCGGCTTCGAGCGCGACCCCGCCGTCGACCCTCCGAAAGGATTCTATCCCCTTGTGCAGGAGAGCCCGAACGTCTACCCTCTGGTGGAGCTCGAGGCGCCCCCGGGATCCAGGCGGCGGTACCTCTCCGGTTTCATTTCCCCTCGGGGGGCTTTCCTGGCACAAGGTTTCGCCTACTACGTAGCTCCTGGCCGGCCGAGTGAGTTCAAACCGCAATTTTACGTGGATCCAATCCGT
This genomic stretch from candidate division KSB1 bacterium harbors:
- a CDS encoding diguanylate cyclase produces the protein MLRIADRAGLTKDFVLTISFVLLGLAAVNYTLFPNDPGFLTITPNPYLLAVLIGAAQFGLLGGLWSALFASGLVILQSGVLRPPSLGSPFPPSSLLPIVVPNFVAALVIGQLQQLHHGKYQRLRVHHSELEAENYRLKEQLLAVTKVKEELEQRILGQEATLHSLYKALKALEVLEERQVYEGILEVTERFTGANKSSLYVVDYSRDEAVLVASRGWSSSPKGPNQLPLSDPLVRALFGRNEPLTVKEISENPSLHQARKSLGLESLVLVPIYVRGVVLAILSVDDIPFLRLTIPTLRTLRIIAELASPALANVVRFAELEAKDQIDKMTELPNYRYFLESLTHELRRVSRHKLPLTVVAFEIAEADQLQASLSPEAWQLVVRVVGKILRHDLREIDLVCAGRRPGTYWVMLPLTSVDQSLKVVGRLQQRIRASNKLLGLKRAKLDLLFGFAAYRPYVRDAQMLVQLAEQSLDLSRQAKDKPDAADQRRATEERADVA